In Siniperca chuatsi isolate FFG_IHB_CAS linkage group LG20, ASM2008510v1, whole genome shotgun sequence, the following proteins share a genomic window:
- the LOC122867597 gene encoding thyroid hormone receptor alpha-B isoform X1, translating into MEHVPEEQDPNPSEGEEKRWLNGPKRKRKNSQCSVKSMTGYIPSYLEKDEPCVVCGDKATGYHYRCITCEGCKGFFRRTIQKNLHPAYSCKYDGCCIIDKITRNQCQLCRFKKCIAVGMAMDLVLDDSKRVAKRRLIEENRERRKKEEMVKTLQNRPEPIGSEWELIRLVTEAHRHTNAQGAQWKQKRKFLPDKIGQSPVAPTSDGDKVDLEAFSEFTKIITPAITRVVDFAKKLPMFSEQSMGRRQTTGKWRDSQRERERERALQTLPCEDQIILLKGCCMEIMSLRAAMRYDPESETLTLSGEMAVKREQLKNGGLGVVSDAIFDLGKNLAQFNLDDTEVALLQAVLLMSSDRSGLTCMDKIEKCQETYLLAFEHYINYRKHNIPHFWPKLLMKVTDLRMIGACHASRFLHMKVECPNELFPPLFLEVFEDQEV; encoded by the exons ATGGAACACGTTCCCGAGGAGCAAGACCCTAACCCAtcagagggagaagagaaacG GTGGCTCAATGGCCcgaaaaggaagaggaagaacagCCAATGTTCGGTGAAGAGTATGACTG ggtACATTCCTAGCTACCTCGAAAAGGATGAGCCATGTGTGGTGTGTGGCGACAAAGCCACAGGTTACCACTACCGCTGCATTACCTGCGAGGGCTGCAAG GGTTTCTTCCGTAGGACCATTCAAAAGAACCTCCACCCCGCCTACTCCTGTAAGTACGATGGCTGCTGCATCATCGACAAGATTACCCGCAACCAGTGTCAGCTCTGCCGCTTCAAGAAGTGTATTGCAGTGGGCATGGCCATGGACT TGGTGCTGGATGACTCAAAGCGGGTGGCTAAACGGCGCCTGATTGAGGAGAACAGGGAGCGACGCAAAAAGGAGGAAATGGTGAAAACTCTCCAGAACCGTCCAGAGCCCATCGGGTCCGAGTGGGAGCTGATCCGCCTGGTGACAGAGGCCCACCGACATACCAATGCTCAGGGCGCTCAGTGGAAACAGAAGCGCAAATTCCTG CCAGACAAAATCGGCCAGTCTCCGGTTGCGCCCACGTCAGACGGAGACAAGGTGGACCTGGAGGCCTTCAGCGAGTTCACCAAGATCATCACTCCTGCCATCACCCGTGTTGTTGACTTTGCCAAAAAACTGCCCATGTTCTCTGAG CAATCCATGGGCAGAAGGCAAACAACAGGGAAGTGGAGGGACAgtcaacgagagagagagagagagagagcgctgcAAACC CTACCTTGTGAAGACCAGATCATCCTGTTGAAGGGCTGCTGCATGGAGATCATGTCGCTGCGAGCTGCCATGCGCTACGACCCAGAGAGTGAGACGCTAACGCTGAGCGGGGAGATGGCTGTGAAGCGTGAGCAACTGAAGAACGGCGGGCTTGGCGTGGTGTCGGACGCCATATTCGATCTGGGCAAGAACCTGGCACAGTTCAACTTGGACGACACAGAGGTGGCGCTGTTGCAGGCCGTGCTTCTCATGAGCTCAG ATCGTTCTGGACTGACCTGCATGGACAAGATTGAGAAGTGCCAGGAGACCTACCTGCTGGCGTTTGAGCACTACATCAACTACCGCAAGCACAACATTCCCCACTTCTGGCCGAAGCTCCTGATGAAGGTGACAGACCTGCGGATGATCGGAGCGTGCCACGCCAGCCGCTTCCTTCATATGAAGGTGGAGTGTCCCAACGAACTCTTCCCCCCGCTCTTCCTAGAGGTCTTCGAGGACCAGGAGGTGTGA
- the LOC122867597 gene encoding thyroid hormone receptor alpha-B isoform X3: MEHVPEEQDPNPSEGEEKRWLNGPKRKRKNSQCSVKSMTGYIPSYLEKDEPCVVCGDKATGYHYRCITCEGCKGFFRRTIQKNLHPAYSCKYDGCCIIDKITRNQCQLCRFKKCIAVGMAMDLVLDDSKRVAKRRLIEENRERRKKEEMVKTLQNRPEPIGSEWELIRLVTEAHRHTNAQGAQWKQKRKFLPDKIGQSPVAPTSDGDKVDLEAFSEFTKIITPAITRVVDFAKKLPMFSELPCEDQIILLKGCCMEIMSLRAAMRYDPESETLTLSGEMAVKREQLKNGGLGVVSDAIFDLGKNLAQFNLDDTEVALLQAVLLMSSDRSGLTCMDKIEKCQETYLLAFEHYINYRKHNIPHFWPKLLMKVTDLRMIGACHASRFLHMKVECPNELFPPLFLEVFEDQEV, translated from the exons ATGGAACACGTTCCCGAGGAGCAAGACCCTAACCCAtcagagggagaagagaaacG GTGGCTCAATGGCCcgaaaaggaagaggaagaacagCCAATGTTCGGTGAAGAGTATGACTG ggtACATTCCTAGCTACCTCGAAAAGGATGAGCCATGTGTGGTGTGTGGCGACAAAGCCACAGGTTACCACTACCGCTGCATTACCTGCGAGGGCTGCAAG GGTTTCTTCCGTAGGACCATTCAAAAGAACCTCCACCCCGCCTACTCCTGTAAGTACGATGGCTGCTGCATCATCGACAAGATTACCCGCAACCAGTGTCAGCTCTGCCGCTTCAAGAAGTGTATTGCAGTGGGCATGGCCATGGACT TGGTGCTGGATGACTCAAAGCGGGTGGCTAAACGGCGCCTGATTGAGGAGAACAGGGAGCGACGCAAAAAGGAGGAAATGGTGAAAACTCTCCAGAACCGTCCAGAGCCCATCGGGTCCGAGTGGGAGCTGATCCGCCTGGTGACAGAGGCCCACCGACATACCAATGCTCAGGGCGCTCAGTGGAAACAGAAGCGCAAATTCCTG CCAGACAAAATCGGCCAGTCTCCGGTTGCGCCCACGTCAGACGGAGACAAGGTGGACCTGGAGGCCTTCAGCGAGTTCACCAAGATCATCACTCCTGCCATCACCCGTGTTGTTGACTTTGCCAAAAAACTGCCCATGTTCTCTGAG CTACCTTGTGAAGACCAGATCATCCTGTTGAAGGGCTGCTGCATGGAGATCATGTCGCTGCGAGCTGCCATGCGCTACGACCCAGAGAGTGAGACGCTAACGCTGAGCGGGGAGATGGCTGTGAAGCGTGAGCAACTGAAGAACGGCGGGCTTGGCGTGGTGTCGGACGCCATATTCGATCTGGGCAAGAACCTGGCACAGTTCAACTTGGACGACACAGAGGTGGCGCTGTTGCAGGCCGTGCTTCTCATGAGCTCAG ATCGTTCTGGACTGACCTGCATGGACAAGATTGAGAAGTGCCAGGAGACCTACCTGCTGGCGTTTGAGCACTACATCAACTACCGCAAGCACAACATTCCCCACTTCTGGCCGAAGCTCCTGATGAAGGTGACAGACCTGCGGATGATCGGAGCGTGCCACGCCAGCCGCTTCCTTCATATGAAGGTGGAGTGTCCCAACGAACTCTTCCCCCCGCTCTTCCTAGAGGTCTTCGAGGACCAGGAGGTGTGA
- the LOC122867597 gene encoding thyroid hormone receptor alpha-B isoform X2: protein MHILQSHCVIRSALWLNGPKRKRKNSQCSVKSMTGYIPSYLEKDEPCVVCGDKATGYHYRCITCEGCKGFFRRTIQKNLHPAYSCKYDGCCIIDKITRNQCQLCRFKKCIAVGMAMDLVLDDSKRVAKRRLIEENRERRKKEEMVKTLQNRPEPIGSEWELIRLVTEAHRHTNAQGAQWKQKRKFLPDKIGQSPVAPTSDGDKVDLEAFSEFTKIITPAITRVVDFAKKLPMFSEQSMGRRQTTGKWRDSQRERERERALQTLPCEDQIILLKGCCMEIMSLRAAMRYDPESETLTLSGEMAVKREQLKNGGLGVVSDAIFDLGKNLAQFNLDDTEVALLQAVLLMSSDRSGLTCMDKIEKCQETYLLAFEHYINYRKHNIPHFWPKLLMKVTDLRMIGACHASRFLHMKVECPNELFPPLFLEVFEDQEV, encoded by the exons ATGCATATTTTACAGTCCCACTGCGTCATCAGGTCAGCACT GTGGCTCAATGGCCcgaaaaggaagaggaagaacagCCAATGTTCGGTGAAGAGTATGACTG ggtACATTCCTAGCTACCTCGAAAAGGATGAGCCATGTGTGGTGTGTGGCGACAAAGCCACAGGTTACCACTACCGCTGCATTACCTGCGAGGGCTGCAAG GGTTTCTTCCGTAGGACCATTCAAAAGAACCTCCACCCCGCCTACTCCTGTAAGTACGATGGCTGCTGCATCATCGACAAGATTACCCGCAACCAGTGTCAGCTCTGCCGCTTCAAGAAGTGTATTGCAGTGGGCATGGCCATGGACT TGGTGCTGGATGACTCAAAGCGGGTGGCTAAACGGCGCCTGATTGAGGAGAACAGGGAGCGACGCAAAAAGGAGGAAATGGTGAAAACTCTCCAGAACCGTCCAGAGCCCATCGGGTCCGAGTGGGAGCTGATCCGCCTGGTGACAGAGGCCCACCGACATACCAATGCTCAGGGCGCTCAGTGGAAACAGAAGCGCAAATTCCTG CCAGACAAAATCGGCCAGTCTCCGGTTGCGCCCACGTCAGACGGAGACAAGGTGGACCTGGAGGCCTTCAGCGAGTTCACCAAGATCATCACTCCTGCCATCACCCGTGTTGTTGACTTTGCCAAAAAACTGCCCATGTTCTCTGAG CAATCCATGGGCAGAAGGCAAACAACAGGGAAGTGGAGGGACAgtcaacgagagagagagagagagagagcgctgcAAACC CTACCTTGTGAAGACCAGATCATCCTGTTGAAGGGCTGCTGCATGGAGATCATGTCGCTGCGAGCTGCCATGCGCTACGACCCAGAGAGTGAGACGCTAACGCTGAGCGGGGAGATGGCTGTGAAGCGTGAGCAACTGAAGAACGGCGGGCTTGGCGTGGTGTCGGACGCCATATTCGATCTGGGCAAGAACCTGGCACAGTTCAACTTGGACGACACAGAGGTGGCGCTGTTGCAGGCCGTGCTTCTCATGAGCTCAG ATCGTTCTGGACTGACCTGCATGGACAAGATTGAGAAGTGCCAGGAGACCTACCTGCTGGCGTTTGAGCACTACATCAACTACCGCAAGCACAACATTCCCCACTTCTGGCCGAAGCTCCTGATGAAGGTGACAGACCTGCGGATGATCGGAGCGTGCCACGCCAGCCGCTTCCTTCATATGAAGGTGGAGTGTCCCAACGAACTCTTCCCCCCGCTCTTCCTAGAGGTCTTCGAGGACCAGGAGGTGTGA